The genomic window ACGGCTGGGACCAGGGCTTCGTCTTCCTGGACCAGTCGAAGGTGTGGCTCCAGCCGCAGGCGTACGTGACGGAGATGATCTCGCGGAACTACCTGCCGCAGGTTGTCGAGGCCGTGGCGACCGGCGCCGGCGACGACCTGGACGTCGCCGCGACGCGGAGCGAGGACGGGGGAGAGCTGGTCGTCCAGGTGACCAACGTGAGCGACAAGGCCCACCCCGCCGCCATCCGCCTGGCGGGCTTCACGCCGACCGGCACGGCGGTTGATCTGGAGGAACTGACCGGCCCGCTCGACGGCCGGAACTCCGCCGCGGATCCCACGCGGATCCAGGTCCGTCGCGGCGAGGAGGCGTGGCGCGACGGTCGGGGAACGGCCCACACGTTCCCGCCCTTCTCGTTCACGACGTTGCGGCTCCGCGGGAAGCTTTCGGAGGACCCCTCGCCCGCGAAGGCCGCCTCGGTCCGCCCCGCCCAGGCGCCGGCCCCGCTGACGCGGGTGGCGATCGACGACCCGTTCTGGTCGCCCCGGCTGGCGCTCTGGCGGAAGGTGACGCTGCCCGACGTGCTCAACAAGCTCGAGAAGGACGGCGCCTTGCGGAACTTCGAGGCCGTCCGCGACGGCAAGAAGGCCAAGCACGGCGGGCCGCCTTGGGAGGACGGCCTGCTCTACGAGACGATGCGCGCGGCGTCCGACTTCCTGGCCATCTCCCCCGATCCGGAGCTGGACGCCCGGCTCGACCGCATCATCGCGCTGGTCGCCGCGGCGCAGGCGAAGGGCGGGGACGGGTATATCAACACCTGGACGCAGCTCGAGGTCCCCGATCAGCGCTGGGGCTTCCACGGCGGCAACGACGTCTGGCAGCACGACCTGTACAACGCCGGCGGGCTCATCGAGGCGGCCGTCCACCACGCCCGCGCCACGGGCAAGGCCTCGCTCCTGGAGGTCGCCCTCAGGCTGATCGACCGGATGAAGGCCGACATCGGCCCTGCGCCGAAGCACCCGCAAATCCCCGGCCATGCGCTCATCGAGATGGCCCTGGTGGAGCTGCACGAGCTGCTCCGCGGCGACCCGGCGCTCGCCAGGAAGGTCGGGATGGAGGGCCGCGCCGACGAGCCGTTGAAGCTGGCCGAGATGCTCATCGACCTCCGGGGCCACCACGAGGGCCGCGTCAATTTCGGAGCCTACGACCAGGACCATGAGCCGGTCGAGCGGCAGTCCACCGCGGAGGGCCACGCGGTCCGCGCGACGCTCTTCTACGCCGGGCTGACCGAGGCCGCACTCGCGGGGGGCCGGCCGGAGTACCTCGGCGCGGCCGACCGGATCTGGGCCAACATGGACGGCCGCAAGACGCACGTCACAGGCGGCGTCGGCGCCCACGCGGACCAGGAGAAGTTCGGCCGCGACGACGAGCTGCCGAATACCGCCTACCTGGAGACCTGCGCGTCGGTCGGCGCCGCGGCCTTCCACCGGGCGATGCTCGAGGCCCACGCCGACGCGAAGTACGCCGACGCCCTCGAGCGGACGCTCTACAACGGCACGCTCGGCGGCGTCGGATTCGACGGAGACTCGTATTTCTACGTGAACCCGCTCCGCGGCGGCAAGGACGTCCGGCGCTGGGACTGGCACGACTGCCCGTGCTGCCCGCCGATGTTCCTCAAGCAGATGGCCATGCTGCCCTCGGAGATTTATGCGGCCGACCGCTCGACGCTGTACGTCAACCAGTTCATCGGCAATCGCGGCAGGCTCGACGGCGCCGGCGGGCCCGTCGAGGTGGACATGATCTCGCGCTACCTCCAGGACGGCACGGTCCGGCTGACGATTCGCCCGGACAGCCCCAGGCGTTTCACGCTGGCCGTCCGCGTGCCGTCCTGGTCCGTCCCGCCGGCCGCGGATGCGCTCTATCGGGTCGAGGCGAAGGCGGGCACAGGCCCGCGGTTCGCCCTGAACGGCAAGCCGCTCGAGGCACCCCCGATCGTCCACGGTTACGCCCGGATTGACCGCGACTGGGAGGCCGGAAGCGTGCTGGAGGTCGCCTTCCCGATGGGGCCCGCCCGCATCCACGCCAACCCCAGGGTGAAGGACCTGGCCGGCCAGGTGGCCCTGGCCCGCGGGCCGATCCTCTACCTGTTCGAGGGGCTCGACAACGGCGGCTCGGTCGGCCCGATCACGCTCCCAGCGGAGGCCGCGATCCGCGAGGCCGCCCGCCCGGACCTCCCCGGCGGCCTGCCCGCGCTCGAGGCCCGCGTCGGCGACCATATCTACACGGCGATTCCGTTCTACGCCCGCGCCAATCGGGCCCCGACGGATTTCACCGTCTGGGTGCCGGAGTCGGGGCTGCGGTGAGTCCCTGTGCCAGTCGCAGTGGCGAGCTCTCCTGTCCCTTCTCCCGCCCGGCGGGAGAGGGCTAGGGTGAGGGTCTCCCGGCCAAGGGCCCCCGGCGCCGCTCGAACTGGGGGACACCCCGCTCCGAACCCTCCGGGCCCTCCGTCATCCGAGGCAGGATCCGCCCTCACCCCGCCCCTCTCCCGCCGAGCGGGAGAGGGAGAAGGTTTTTCGCTCCCCGCTCAAGGCCGTGGAGATGTCGACCGGCCGTGGCGTGTGGGTGGAGCATGGGTTACCAAAGGTGGGTCCGGGAGGATCCCGGGATCCACAACACTGGCCTGCCTGGGCCGGCCCCGCGCCCGCTCCCACTAGGGCATGGATTTGAAAGCAAGCGACGGCGAGAATGGCGGGGCACATACGGCCGGCCTCGGCGGAGGAGCTTCCGCCGGGCCGGCCGGCATCCGGCCAGGTCTCGCCGTGGGAGAAGTCGTCATGGGTTCCGGTTCCGCGCCGTCTCGCGCACGCTCCTGGATCACGCCGGCGCTCGTGCTGGCCGCGTCGCTGTCGCCCGCCCCGGGGGCCTGCCGGGCGTCCCAGGGGACGGCCGCGGACGTCGTCGTCCGGGCGGATCAGCCGGGCGGGGAGATCAGCCCGATCCTCAACGGGGTCTTCTTCGAGGACATCAACTTCGCCGCCGACGGCGGGCTCTATCCGGAACGAATCAAGAACGGCTCGTTCGAGTTCGACGACCCGATGATGGGCTGGCACAGGCCGGCCCTCGTGGCGGGGGGGGCCGTCGGCGGCTTCGGCGTCGCCGGCGACCGGCCGCTCCACCCCAACAACCCGCACTTCCTCCGCGCCCGGCTGGAGCAGGCCGGCGAGGGCCTGCCGCTGACGAACGAGGGCTACCGCGGGATCGGCGTGACGAAGGGCGCGAAATTCACCTTCTCCGTCCGCGCCCGGAGCGCACCGGCCGGCGCCATGGCCCTGGGCGTGCAACTCGTCGGCCCCGACGGCACCCCGATCGCCGCGGCGCGGCGGCTGGAGGGCTTCACCGGAGACTGGAAGGCGTACTCCTGCGTCGTCGAATCGGCCGCCACCGAGCCGAAGGCGAGGCTCACCATCGTCGCCCTCGGCAAGGGGACGCTGGACCTGGACATGGTCTCCCTCTTCCCCCAGGAGACCTTCAACCATCGCCCCAACGGCCTGCGGCCGGACCTGGCCCAGTTGCTGAAGGACCTGCGGCCGGGCTTCGTCCGCTTCCCCGGCGGCTGCATCGTGGAGGGGCGGGACCTCTCCCAGCGCTATCAGTGGAAGACGACGATCGGCGACCGAGCCGAGCGCAAGCTCATCATGAACCGCTGGAACGTCGAGTTCGACCCGCCCCGCAACGCCCGCGACTACTATGAGTCGATGGGCCTGGGGTTCTTCGAGTATTTCCAGCTCTGCGAGGACATCGGCGCGAAGCCGCTGCCGATCCTCAACTGCGGCATGGCCTGCCAGTTCAACCTCGCGGAGCTCGTCCCGCTGGAGGATCTCGACCCGTACATCCAGGATGCGCTCGACCTGATCGAGTTCGCCAACGGGCCGGCCACGACGATCTGGGGGGCGAGGCGGGCCGCGATGGGCCACCCGGGGCCGTTCGGGCTGACGATGATCGGCATCGGCAACGAGCAGTGGGGCCCCCAGTACTTCGCCCGCTTCGAGCGGTTCGCGAAGGCGATCCGGGCGAAGCACCCGGAGGTCCTCCTGGTCGGCGGCGCGGGGCCGGGGCCGTCCGACGGCCCGGGGGACGACCGCTTCAGCACCGGGTGGGACGCCATGCGGAGGCTGAACGCGGACCTCGTGGACGAGCACTTCTACCGGCCGCCGGACTGGTTCTACTCCCAGGTCAACCGCTACGACAATTACGACCGCAAGGGCCCGAAGGTCTTCGCCGGCGAGTTCGCCTCGCACGTCCGCAACAAGCGCCCGGGATTCGAGGCGAACACCTGGGAGGCCGCGCTCTCGGAGGCGGCCGTCATGACCGGGCTGGAGCGCAACGGCGACCTCGTCCGGCTGGCCTCCTACGCCCCGTTGCTCGCCCACGTCGACGCCTGGCAGTGGAACCCCAACCTGATCTGGTTCGACAACCTCCGCAGCATGGGGACGCCCAGCTACTACGTCCAGCAGGTCTTCGGCACCCACCGCGGGACGACGATCCTCCCGGTGAAGCTCGGCCCCGCCGCCGAGCGGCTCTTCGCCTGCGCCTCCGCGGACGCGCCGAGCGGCCAGGTCGTCCTGAAGATCGTCAACGCCCGCCCGGAGCCCCGGGACGTCCGGATCCGCCTGGAGGGCGTCGCCTCGGTCGAGCCGACCG from Aquisphaera giovannonii includes these protein-coding regions:
- a CDS encoding beta-L-arabinofuranosidase domain-containing protein, which produces MKASWPLSLSCALTACLALDSAHAEDAAIVVRADKTIARVSRHMTGVCIEDVNHELYGGIYSQMVFGESFQEPPSTSIEGFHAYGKGWALRGDALRAPEGDGPKLVADRAPFAAGEARVQVRFAPDHGGLAGLILKVSRAGDGADNFVGYEVSLDPSRQVLLLGRHRNNWEPIREVPCPVPVDRWIDLAVAMTETGLKIRVDGKPVFEYEDREHPLRSGTVGIRSWQRETDFRNLAIETGGKAEALAFRMAHPDETAGVSGMWRGVRRGGATGTLAIESDRPFVGRQAQRIAFESGEGALGLENRGLNRRGMAFAANEPYEGILWARADAPARLYVAAEGSDGRSMAETIVAVEGSEWKRYDFALTPTASVDSGRLSITLKAPGSVVLGYVSLQPGPWGRCKDQPTRKDVAEGIIKAGVTVMRLGGSMINADTYRWKNMIGPRDRRQPHKGTWYPYSSNGWGIFEFLGFCGAAGILPIVDLNIDETPQDILDFLAYTNGPADGEWGRRRAEDGHPEPYGLTHLELGNEEAVDEAYWNKFRALAEAIWAADPKMTLIVGDFEYRNPIVDPLHFDGAPRITSLAAHKKILDLAKARGRQVWFDVHIWNDRPREARGRLHALATLDAALAKLSPGADYRIAVFEENANNHTIRRAVAHGETVNALMRMGDRVPVVCAANALQPDGQNDNGWDQGFVFLDQSKVWLQPQAYVTEMISRNYLPQVVEAVATGAGDDLDVAATRSEDGGELVVQVTNVSDKAHPAAIRLAGFTPTGTAVDLEELTGPLDGRNSAADPTRIQVRRGEEAWRDGRGTAHTFPPFSFTTLRLRGKLSEDPSPAKAASVRPAQAPAPLTRVAIDDPFWSPRLALWRKVTLPDVLNKLEKDGALRNFEAVRDGKKAKHGGPPWEDGLLYETMRAASDFLAISPDPELDARLDRIIALVAAAQAKGGDGYINTWTQLEVPDQRWGFHGGNDVWQHDLYNAGGLIEAAVHHARATGKASLLEVALRLIDRMKADIGPAPKHPQIPGHALIEMALVELHELLRGDPALARKVGMEGRADEPLKLAEMLIDLRGHHEGRVNFGAYDQDHEPVERQSTAEGHAVRATLFYAGLTEAALAGGRPEYLGAADRIWANMDGRKTHVTGGVGAHADQEKFGRDDELPNTAYLETCASVGAAAFHRAMLEAHADAKYADALERTLYNGTLGGVGFDGDSYFYVNPLRGGKDVRRWDWHDCPCCPPMFLKQMAMLPSEIYAADRSTLYVNQFIGNRGRLDGAGGPVEVDMISRYLQDGTVRLTIRPDSPRRFTLAVRVPSWSVPPAADALYRVEAKAGTGPRFALNGKPLEAPPIVHGYARIDRDWEAGSVLEVAFPMGPARIHANPRVKDLAGQVALARGPILYLFEGLDNGGSVGPITLPAEAAIREAARPDLPGGLPALEARVGDHIYTAIPFYARANRAPTDFTVWVPESGLR
- a CDS encoding alpha-L-arabinofuranosidase C-terminal domain-containing protein, yielding MGSGSAPSRARSWITPALVLAASLSPAPGACRASQGTAADVVVRADQPGGEISPILNGVFFEDINFAADGGLYPERIKNGSFEFDDPMMGWHRPALVAGGAVGGFGVAGDRPLHPNNPHFLRARLEQAGEGLPLTNEGYRGIGVTKGAKFTFSVRARSAPAGAMALGVQLVGPDGTPIAAARRLEGFTGDWKAYSCVVESAATEPKARLTIVALGKGTLDLDMVSLFPQETFNHRPNGLRPDLAQLLKDLRPGFVRFPGGCIVEGRDLSQRYQWKTTIGDRAERKLIMNRWNVEFDPPRNARDYYESMGLGFFEYFQLCEDIGAKPLPILNCGMACQFNLAELVPLEDLDPYIQDALDLIEFANGPATTIWGARRAAMGHPGPFGLTMIGIGNEQWGPQYFARFERFAKAIRAKHPEVLLVGGAGPGPSDGPGDDRFSTGWDAMRRLNADLVDEHFYRPPDWFYSQVNRYDNYDRKGPKVFAGEFASHVRNKRPGFEANTWEAALSEAAVMTGLERNGDLVRLASYAPLLAHVDAWQWNPNLIWFDNLRSMGTPSYYVQQVFGTHRGTTILPVKLGPAAERLFACASADAPSGQVVLKIVNARPEPRDVRIRLEGVASVEPTGELLTLASPDLNAVNTLDDPRRVALVAGAVTGLVPEFVRQVPGYSLTVLRIKAARKP